The sequence CACTTGTTGGGTTTTCGTTCACTGTAACATCATATAAACTGCATCAGTCTCCTGTTTGGAGCAATCAAACCCAAATAACCATAACCACctgctctctccctctctctctctctctctctctctctctctctctccctccccTATCTTTATCCAAGAAAAACCCTCGcaatcaaaatcatttatattaCTGTCACTATCTTGTTTACctgtgataatgataatgattctgTGACAAGAAGAAGATCTATTGATGATAAtgattgtgtttgatgatgattaCATAGATGATGAAGGTGAGCTGTAAAGATAGAATAAAGATAATCATGATGAAACGACTAACCTTCTACTTTGATTTCGATAACGGCTATTCAAATTAAAAGGTATCTGATTTGCTATTGCAACCCAAAACCTTTCTTGTTGGATTACCTGTTCGATCATGTTCAAACCAAAACCCACAATCGAAACCTTTAGAAAACTACTGCTAGTACACGTTTTTTTTGTCTCTAATTCTGTTTTTTTTACGGTTAAACAAGGATGAGGAGGAAAAAGATAAATAATGACGATTTATAGTGATGATCTTGACATACCTATTACTGCTGTTTTTGTCCCTCGTTTCTGTCTGGCAAACAACATCACAAACCATCGTCATAAACCGCCATCATCCAATCTGTTTCTGTTTACAGCTACACTAAATAACCTCGTAAACAGGCTGCAGCTACAGCTGTTATTGCTTTGATTTTTTTTACGGTGAATTGATATTTCTATAATTATGTGAACccacaaaaataaatatataaatgggaATGATGAATGGTGATCGAAGATGCAACGAAGTTCCTGTCAATTGCTGTCTGCcactatgattttattttattagttTAAACCCTACAGATTATTCGATTATGCCACAATTACGATTTAATATTATTACTGGATCAAGGAGTAAGTTAAGAGGATTACTTAACAATTAAGTGAATTGGGCTGTGAATTGATATTGGGCCAACGATTTTGGATATTGGATTGCTATGATTTTTCCTTGGGCCGAAAAGTTTAAGATTGAGGAATAGGATTACGTTTTTGATGAAGATAATTAGGCTTGCTGTGAGTACTTGGAGAAAGAAGTAGGAGAAACAGaagtaataaagtaaataaaaatagGTTGTATATGAAACAGAAAAAAGCATGGATCGATGGTTGAGAGTGTTTGCATTATCTGAGAGGTCTTGGtttcgagtcccgtctggagcacttctttttactaaaagtttttaagggtatacacaagttcctttatttttattattattattgttaattattataattatcaatatagttattattagtattatatctattattattattattattattattattattattattattattattattattattattataagtattaattatgacattacaattaaatttaaaactttaatattattatcatgaatatgtttattattattattattattatgaaagtaatataaattattatcattttcgtaaatattagtattaatatctttttataaataatagaagtgttaatattgacataagtaatattattatcacgagtattattattatgtaagtattaaaatcagtatcatgactatcaGTAACTAtaaaatcaatattgttacaagtattattattaatatcactattattattactataattcttgttataattattattataagtaatgttattattaatattatcatcataatcaattacaacttttaattactatatttttatgtatataaaaatatacgtataagtaatattacatataagtatgaatatattatattttatataaatattcatataaaacaaattaggtatatatatatatatatatatatatatatatatatatatatataatcatttttaaatatatctacaaattaaataaataatatataaagttataataaatgaaattgttcgatttcgattctatgttttaataaatataaatgatatagattcgtgaattcgaggccaatcatgcattgttcaatatcgtcatatgtatttttactacaaaatacagtattgtgagtttcatttgctccctttttaaatgattttgcaatatatatttttgggactgagaatacatgcgcttttataactgttttacgaaatagacacaagtacttaaaactacattctatggctggattattaaaccgaatatgcccctttttagtctggtaatctaagaattagggaacagacaccctaattgacgtgaatcctaaagatatatctattgggcccaacaagccccatccaaagtaccggatgctttagtacttcgaatttatcatgtccgaagggagtcccagaatgatggggatattctatatgcatcttgttaaggtcggttaccaggtgttcaccatatgaatgatttttatctctatgcagtttgcgaaatgcctgatatgagatgtatgtttatgaaaatgaaaaatgaaatcttgtgttctattaaaattatggaaatgattgattatgataaactaatgaactcaccaaccttttagttgacacttgaaagcatgtttattctctggtattaaagaaatcttccgctgtgcatttgttcattttagagatattacttggagtcattcatgacatatttcaaaagatgttgcattcgagtcattgagttcatcaagattattattaaatcaattatagttggatatattatgaaatggtatgcatgccgtcaactgtcgatgaaatgaaatattgtcttttaaaaacgaatgcaatatttgtaaaatgtatcatatagaggtcaagtacctcgcgatgtaatcaactattatgaatcgtttataatcgatatgaacggggcgttTCAAAAATATGCATCAATCTCAACATTAGCATATGGAAGCTGTATGGAGAATAATCAAATATCTAAAAGGAACAGGTGGAGACGCAGTTTTATTCAGCAAAAACAATCACTTATAAACATAGATATACACTGATTTAGGGTACGGGGGAGAAAACAGAGATAAGAAATTAACATCCGAGTACTTTGCTCTCATCGgaggtaatttggtcacatggagaagcaagaaacaaaaggttgtagCCTTATCAAGTGCCGAAGCTGAATTTAGAGGGATTGCGAAAGGTGTTACTGAAGCTATATGGATTAAGAAACTCTTGACAGAGATTGAGTTTCCTCCTATTGACGCTATCAAGATCATGTGTAATAATGAAGCAGCAATAGCTATATCAAAAAATCCAATTCAACACGATCGAACCAAACATGTAGAAATTGACAGACACTTCATCAAGGAAAAATTCGAAGCTGAAATAATCTCTCTACCTTCTATCCGATCCAAAGACTAACTTGCAGACATCTTGACCAAATCCGTCAATGGAAGACTCTTCAGAGAAATACTCTCCAAGTTGAATATCGAAAATTCCACTATTCAACTTGCAGGGGAGTGTTAGAAAGGAAATAAATATTCGAGTTTTTTAGGGGATCAGAACAATGTCATCACTTCCCTCATTAACAGCAGGCTACAACTGGAAGATCACGACAGCAAAACCTTCTAGAATTAGGAGATTTATTTTTGTACTTAAGTTTATAGTCGGTTAGCCCTCTTGATGTATATATAGGGACTTTGTAAGATGAACAAAGTACCAATTCCAGTTTTAAAAATTCAGTAAATCAATAAATCAATCAATCCTTTGTTATCTACTTGTTATTTCTATTGAAAACAATATCTGCTTATTATTCTTATGTGATTGAATTGACAACTCATAAGATAGGAATAATGATTCATAACAAAGTGACAATAGTGTTTGCATGCTATCTGACAATTAGTAGATGTTGATTAATTAAAGAAACTAGAAAGTGTGAATTGTTGTGACAACCAATTAGTGCAATTATTGGTGACTGCACCGGTACAACGTCATGTTCTAGGTTAATAATTCAGTTGAGTAGTAATTTAAAATTTATGAACGGCCTATCACATTGATTAGTATAAGATTGAGTGACATCTTTTCATGCTAATTACTGTAGTTGCGTCTTGATTGCATGAGTAGATTTCTGATCACACACATGAAATGAGATTGTCCATTTATCCAAAATCCCAACATATGAAGTGAAAACTGTCTAAGTAAACATATGCGTTTGATATTGGTTGTTTGCTCTGAATTAATTGTCTGATTTTGTTTTcaagtattattaatttaattctTGTCTTTGACATTTCGATCGTTAAATGAAACTCCACCTGATTTATTGCTTTTTTGATAATTTAAAAGTTGCATGTTATTAGTCATTAGGATTAATTGCTAGTTGCTATTCATAAGAACGAAACCCGGATTTATCAATTCTATATTATTGCATGCTCAAGTACACTCGAGTGTAATTATGTAATAGTCGAATTTGATATATTCttgttatttaaattatataacccGATTTAGCACATTACATAGTCAATCGGCACGCAAATTTATGAAACAATAATTATGGTAATGATtacaaaacaaatttttttttttttttttaaacggcgaAGAAGATATGTATTAGAAATCAATAACTTCATCAAAACGATGAAAGTTATCTTCCAAAAAGTACAATgagacaaatgaaaaaaatgaaacaAATGTGCGTTTCAAGCAAAAACGGATCATAACGGGGTATGGGTGGGCCAAGGTTCCCCCAAAAGATTCGGTTATAGTGTTATATATTTGATATATGTTCATACTTTCTAGCTTGGTTGGCTGGTTTCTTAACTAACCTTGGCTGGTTTCTTAACTAACCTTATATTCAAGGATGCCCAAGTTCGATTTCCTTTTCCAACCTTTTTTCTTTTCAACTATTTTTCATACATCTATATTGCTAATTAACATGCATAATGTATGTGaaaactaaaatttaaactaaatattGTTGAAGTAATATAGAATCAAATATTAATCTTTGGCCTTGATCCTTTTCCAACCTTTTTTCTTTTCAACTATTTTTCATACATCTATATTGCTAATTAACATGCATAATGTATGTGaaaactaaaatttaaactaaatattGTTGAAGTAATATAGAATCAAATATTAATCTTTGGCCTTGATCGTAACTTTTAATACTCTTAGTTTATTGTTTATATAGGTTATCTATGTTACGATAATCTAATTTTTTGATACATATCATATGTCAATTATgaatctttattcatgattaaaaactaatattatatggtaattgtgaatttttttctaTAATTAAATAATAGTAAATAACATTTTCTACAATATATCATTGTCCCCTCCAATAATCGTGTTCAAGATCCGCCACAGATTCCAATGAAAATTATTGACAATTTTTAACACAAAAAGTGCCAGAGTACTCACTATTTTTAAAAAAGAGTTTGACTTATTAAAGTTATTGCTTTAACATCTCAAaatgggggacttgatcatatgtgAAGTTGTGCATATGTACTTGAGCAATATGTTCATGCGTAATATTGATGCGCGTACCAAAATGTAAGATACCACATGGATAAAGGGCGCGCCACACTAGATTCTAGAACAATATAAATAGGAGCGTCATCACCTCATTTTGAGGTTAGCTACTATCATTACGGATATGTTCATAATACATTAAAGGTATAATGCTCTCTTAGAACATGAATCTATGAACATATGAATATATCAATTTATGATCATATGTATTTATGTGTATAAAGACGTGGTAAACTGGTAATTATTTATATGatcatatgtatttatttattgggTTTTTCTAAACATAATCCTTAGGGCTATGCTTAAGAATTTAAGACATGCAtaagtttttgtacatttgaaaaaaCTACTTCAAGTAATTACCCCACTACTTTTAATGTACCATAATTAAAGTTTGAAAATTTCTCTTTAAGTATATAGCTCTAAGGCTTAATATTAAAAAAACCATTATTTAAAACATGAAAATACCCTGATCCCCTTTTATCTTCTTGAACTCAGATCTAAGGTTCGAAATAACAAACAAAGTTgcattatataaatttataaaaagtgTTAACAATGTTAAATTATGTATGTTGCAGTTCAGTCGTCCATTCAGATATGTAAATAAAATTGAACATACGATTGCCTCGGGAattttactatataatatattattttttaattttatttagttaTTTGTTGAAACTTATATATCCAGAAAACAACGGCTGATTTATCGTACCTGCAAAGAATAAATAAATCAATAAAATGAGATGAGGATGAATATATTGAGTTGGATCACAGTCAGATGCGCATGTGGACCAATCAGTTTTTCCAGGACCCACGTTCACCACACCCTTGAAAAAGTAGTACGGAGTAATAAAAAGCGTATTATATCtgtttaaataataaattaatatagACTTAATTATACAGATAGTTACTGTGATTTGTCAAATTTTGCAGTTTTGGTTACTATAGTTTTTTTCTTGTAATTTTAGTCACTGTAATTTCAAAATATTACATGTTTAGTCACTCATGTGAAGGTATTTTAGTCTTTTTGTTCTTACTGTCCACCTAAATTTAATAAACAGATTTTTCCTTTTAACATTATGGTGTTGCATTTGCATCTCCTACCCCAAAATATAACCCTTCAATTTAATCAAACCTCCTCACCAAAAGATTGAAACTATTAAAAGTATTTGTTCATGAGCTGACTTTGTCTCATCACAATGAAAACCAATTACATATAACATTTTATTTGTCATTCTGGTAGCGAAGGTACTTTATGAAGACATCCTTGTGTATGAAACCCACAACCATCTTTGTATACTAATCGTCAGCTTCGTTTTTGAATTATAATTGGAATTGTTGTGATTGTGTTAATCATGAAGACGAGTTCCAGATCTGAAAACAAAACCATGATGAACCGGAGTTCCAGATCTAAAAACGGATCCATGATGAACCGGAATCGGTGGAATGGAAGTAATGTTCCGCCACTAATCGTTCTTTGATCGCCGGAAGTGATGTTCTTGAAACTTGAATTCAAACCCCGTCTCCAAAATTGATGTTCATCATGTTCATTGTGTTCATCGTGTTCATATTCAGAGTTCAAAAATTAAATCGTTGGTATTACATCGTGTTCATCGTTATAGCAAGAAACACAGATCCAGGATCTTCGTTCGATTTAAAGTGGTGTCGGCAACCATAGTCGGGGTCCGATTGTGCTTTCCGTCTTCGGCGGGGATAACATCGGCCACCACAGATGCAGATCTAGATCTTCGTTCGATTTATATGAAATGGAGTCATCAAAATCAAGAAATCAAAAATATAAATGTTgcaatttaatattttgttatgTACAGATATTTTGTTTTTGACTTATTAGAAATTTAATTGCTATGAAAGTGACGTGATTTTGATGAAATTGCATTTGAACATAATTTTGAGTTTATCTCGATTTAGTTTCAGGcttataatgataaaaaaaaatttatttagtgTTTTATTATGgttttattttgattttttttgTGTGTATAGTTTCACTAGCATTAATTTATTTGgggttcattttattttttttcaatgtTTCAATGCTCTTGATCTACTCGATGGTGTACTTTAATTTGTTAGAAAATTGTTTTTGATTTGGATTTAGTTAGATTTTTAATCTTGATTTATTTTGTATTGAGTTTTTAGTTGCATTTGCAGGTTTTTGAAGATGAAGGGAATGAAGAAAGTGACAAAGGAATTGGTATAATACCTAAAATGCCCTCTCATGTTTGGCATGTGACTGACATTTAACGGACAAAGTTAACGTCTGTCAGTGTGAGTGACTAAATGTGTAACATTTTGAAACCACAGTGACTATTTTTGTAAGAAAAAAATCATAGTGACTAAACTTGCAAGATTTGACAGACCACAAGTACCATCCGTGTAATTAagtcattaatatatttatatttatttttatttttatacggaGTAATTGGGTATCTTATCTCCTTAATGtctaattttattttttattttggatTGGATTACCATTCATAGCGACCAATTTTTTCTTTTTCTAACCATATACTGATGTTATTTATCATTTCAACTAGGGAGGTGATCTTATCGTCTTAGAataatgtattataattattatatttggaTATTACTAATTTATTATGAAGTTAAATGCATTATAGTGATTGGGTTGTGATGTTCTCAAAGGTTTATTAAGTTCAAGGCTCATCAAAAGTTAATATCTAGTTGGTCAGAGAAATGAAAAAAATGTTTACAAAATCATATACATTTGAGTAAAATACACTTTTTCATTCTTGAAAAATCTTAtccgttttttaattttttttctttccatTCATCCAAAAGTTAACTAATATTAAATAAATTTCTGTACCACCACATTCGATTGGTTAGCGTGGGATATTTTGAATGAATTAAGAtactaagatataataagatattagGATTAAGATATGGTATTAAATCTAGAAAAATAATCGTCTCCCTAATTATTAGGAACTACAATCTCTTTCACATCATAAGTTTATCCATTTTAATTGTTTAGTTTTGGATAATGTTGCCACATCGGCTACACTACCTTAAAGTCACACCACCCTCTCCAATTCTACCAAATGTAACTATAAATATTCATTGCTAATGCAAACACTTAAACATCCACAATTCATTCAATTCTCTCTGCAAATTAAATCGATCTTTTACATCTATTTTTGTGTGTTTTATTTCAAGAAAAATGTTGGGTATTTTCAAGAAAGGAGTTGTGAGTGCACCAAAAGAACTCAATAGCCCTGCTTCATTCAACAAAAAGCATGATCAAGACCAAGATCAAGATCAAGATCCTTTGAAACAATTCTTGAATTCAAATGCGAATGCATTTTCATTCTCTTTTGGAAATGATGTTTCTTTGGCCTTTGATCCTTCTTCTCATTCCCAATTGTCCCAACAAAGGTAAAAAACCATAACTTTATTTATTTTCTCAAGATATCACATTAATTTTTCACCTTCATAGTTTTAGATTATTATAAGATTCTGAAAAGggaattttatcattattttttgCATTTTGATGACATGTTGAATGTTTCTTGTAGGTTGTTTTGTAGCATGGATGACATATACTGCATATTCTTGGGGAGTTTAGACAACTTGTGCACCCTTAACAAGCAATATGGGCTAACCAAGTTAGCTAATGAGCCAATGTTTGTGATCCAAGCCTACAAAACCCTCCGGGACCGCGGTCCATACCCAGCCCATTCCGTCCTCAAGGATCTTGATGGTAGTTTTGGTTTCATACTTTATGATCTCAAGGCTAAAACTGTTTTTGTATCACTTGTAAGTTTTCACAAATTATCTGACCATTAAGTTTTCAGAAATAAACATTAATTACATTAACtgtgattaattaatattaattaatcaatAGGGTGCTGATGGTGGAGTGAAGCTTTATTGGGGTATATCAGCTGATGGCTCTGTAGTAATTTCTGACAATTTGGGAGTCATAAAGTCTAGCTGCTCAAAGTCATTTGCTCCTTTTCCAACTGGTAAGGATTACATTGAGTGTtgaaattgtcgttttgcataagGTGCGTGATCAATGGACTAATTAATATATGTGTACAATTTGTTTAGGGTGCTTGTACCATACAGAAAGTGGACTAATGAGCTTTGAGCATCCAAAGAACAAAATGAAGGCAATTTCAAGAATTGATAGTGAAGGAGCAATGTGTGGTGCTACATTTAAAGTTGATATATATTCAAAGACACAAACAATGCCAAGAGTTGGTAGTGAAGCTAATTGGGCTACTTGGGGCCAAGGGGCATGAACCATGAACCATGAATCTTGTTTTGTGTAGTTCCTTCtgttttattttattctttttttGTTTTACTTGTTGGGATTGTAAATTT comes from Rutidosis leptorrhynchoides isolate AG116_Rl617_1_P2 chromosome 4, CSIRO_AGI_Rlap_v1, whole genome shotgun sequence and encodes:
- the LOC139843463 gene encoding stem-specific protein TSJT1-like, giving the protein MLGIFKKGVVSAPKELNSPASFNKKHDQDQDQDQDPLKQFLNSNANAFSFSFGNDVSLAFDPSSHSQLSQQRLFCSMDDIYCIFLGSLDNLCTLNKQYGLTKLANEPMFVIQAYKTLRDRGPYPAHSVLKDLDGSFGFILYDLKAKTVFVSLGADGGVKLYWGISADGSVVISDNLGVIKSSCSKSFAPFPTGCLYHTESGLMSFEHPKNKMKAISRIDSEGAMCGATFKVDIYSKTQTMPRVGSEANWATWGQGA